The Vescimonas coprocola genome includes a window with the following:
- a CDS encoding cadherin-like beta sandwich domain-containing protein, protein MKEKTHLGNRLLSVLLTFLMLLSLLPSAALAADTQQIALMAVTQNGFLIEPEYVTYHSGDTVKDVLKKSSHTFSGIDSGYITAVDGTTDNFSIHYDEDGYKLDQSADGLTAIWFTTNSSQSHGANLQKLAANMAVYNTATNGLRDYKAAQEAYDAAVKGFYAATDTTAKTLNDALFSAIDKHAKFLEGKTTPLTISATMGGEAITPGEAVFTSEFGTVVTVKNTNTVDLIPATYTFDLSDGEFRHVRGTLEVKEGTTLTAQLPAGQWIKSVGIGIDNYWKTYGEMPKQDVTAAEGTYLIPDHAYNSLYPYFEPGDGVDTTNIRVYKAGDPNGNKASSWKSKVTALTDSVESNSLKNADVVCEARLKGGTYEQYQTYTLHLIRTPSLSGLAAADSVSGLTLSPAYANTTDTYNVATSQDQVKITPTALCSGAAITVAGKSTQSGSPVTVNLADCKQDSGKKYLIPVVLTANGQSVTYTVKVQKRASTPVILNHEEGLDVKVYSQTGDYIAPTSSTGTADTYMLTLGCGYTYLATKDVYYHAEHAFPAQPGMTLTVPTPVTDDWLTGLSARTGNNAPLCDMSPTFTEGTHEYTFTVESNSSSFQLQRVRADSSYKTTLYAAYHRNTAWPDRTMEKTLTASDTSYTPIPSFMAVGGYGNTARLKVAQSKTVNGATLYQDYFINVNRTMTLESLSAKDQNDVVVPLNQGGDTTKATFTKLVYDYTADVSEKASELRLTLRPLSSYRMDADMTVTVACGDWSRSITYDKDQKPSDRQTVAVPLKAGSAAAETITVTVSHKETGSIAGTYTIKVNKQAPIETTITTTPGDATVFLTSDVTGDRILPGDKGIYTLDSGSSYTVVVTRYGYVGQKKTFTAGEANKTVQIKLEKAPDSTLKDIELPTDWPLFRKNDENNGVVDVRTPITAEDTVLMWANKLGEGYSGGAVGSPIIVGGYLYTYSGTTIMKVDKETGLVLKTGTMVGGSAFAINCATYAEGMIFIGLANGRVQAFNAETLESLWVYRDALGGQPNCPIAYADGYIYTGFWNQETKQANFACLSVTDEDATKTNEAKLPTWTYTHNGFYWAGAYVNSDFVLVTTDDGAEGYVTGRGSILSLNPKTGKLIDSLQATNVGDLRSSVCYDEETEAYYFTSKGGDLYQVKVNADGTFTKGSLRRLHLDNGADSASAPPMSTSTPVIANGRAYIGVSGTSQFTAYSGHNITVVDLSTFSIAYSVPTMGYPQTSGLLTTAYQNEDGYNYIYFIDNFTPGKLRVIRDMPGMTEVDPDYTTMETYSKNGEEHTIEMAYVLFTPDGAQAQYAICSPIVDEEGNIYFKNDSAQLMRLSSRITELEVTQQPDRTTYSKDDTFDATGLKVTAHYANGATKDVSDYLKYTTDPLRLDDTEITIGINLEQLVKDKLENLPENLKNQTAKWQQYQDKDGKAGVEWEIPTTSVTITVEESHNYGEPTWSWNNDFTASAVFTCTDDDGHTQTVPATVNDEVTTEPTCDKEGLRTYTAKVTFEGKDYIDTKTVPIPAKGHTLTAVAEVPATCETAGVKAHWKCDVCGKLFSDAEGKTETTLEKLTIPATGHAYGTPVWKWNDDFKATATFTCTNDTTHVKNVTAEVTSAVTTPAACETTGVRTYTAKVTFEGKEYTDTKTEVIPATGHAYGEPVWKWTDGFEATATFTCANNAAHVKNVTATVTNAVTTEATCESTGTRTYTAKVTFEGKEYTSSKTETIAATGHAYGAPVWKWNDDFKATATFTCTNDATHVENVTAEVTSAVTTPAACETTGVRTYTAKVTFEDKEYTSTKTEVIPATGHTLTAVAEVPATCETAGTSAHWKCDVCGKLFSDAEGKTETTLEKLTIPATGHAYGAPVWKWNDDFTASATFTCGNDDSHVKKVDATVTSEVTEGSCEVGGTRTYTAKVTFEGKEYTDTKTEPVPAKGHTLTAVEAVPATCETAGVKAHWKCEVCGKLFSDAEGKTETTLEKLAIPATGHTYGAPVWKWNDDFKATATFTCANDTTHVKNVTAEVTSAVTTPAACETTGVRTYTAKVTFEGEEYTDTKTEVIPATGHAYGEPVWKWNDDFTASATFTCGNDASHVKTVNAAVTNEVTTAATCEADGVRTYTAKVTFEGKEYTDTKTEPVPAKGHQLTAVEAVPATCETAGTSAHWKCEVCGKLFSDADGKTETTLEKLAIPATGHTYGAPVWKWNDDFTASATFTCGNDDSHVETVNAAVTNEVTTEATCEADGVRTYTAKVTFEGKEYTDTKTEVIPATSHDTELVGAKDATCTEDGYTGDEVCKVCGVTVKQGEVIPALGHDYKDGKCSRCGAEEPTTPVEPGKPQQPEKPTTPDTPATGDSSNMTALWVVLAVAGLGIIALVVLLVTKRKNKKD, encoded by the coding sequence ATGAAAGAGAAGACACATCTCGGAAACCGCCTTCTGTCGGTTCTGCTGACGTTCCTGATGCTGCTGTCGCTGCTGCCTTCGGCGGCGCTGGCGGCGGACACCCAGCAGATCGCCCTGATGGCGGTGACGCAGAACGGATTCCTCATCGAACCGGAGTATGTCACCTATCACTCCGGCGACACGGTGAAGGATGTGCTGAAAAAAAGCAGCCACACCTTCAGCGGCATCGACAGCGGATACATTACCGCTGTCGATGGCACCACCGACAACTTCAGCATCCATTACGACGAGGATGGATACAAGCTGGATCAGTCGGCAGATGGCCTGACGGCAATCTGGTTCACCACCAACTCGAGCCAGAGCCATGGAGCAAACCTCCAGAAGCTGGCGGCCAACATGGCGGTCTACAACACCGCTACCAACGGCCTGAGGGATTACAAGGCCGCTCAGGAGGCCTATGATGCCGCCGTGAAGGGCTTCTATGCCGCCACGGACACCACGGCCAAGACCCTGAACGATGCGCTGTTCAGCGCCATCGACAAGCACGCCAAGTTCCTGGAGGGCAAGACCACACCGCTGACCATCAGCGCCACCATGGGCGGCGAGGCCATCACCCCCGGCGAAGCCGTGTTCACCAGTGAGTTCGGCACCGTTGTCACGGTGAAGAACACCAACACCGTGGACCTGATCCCCGCCACCTATACCTTCGACCTGTCCGACGGCGAGTTCCGCCATGTCCGTGGCACGCTGGAGGTGAAGGAGGGTACCACCCTCACCGCCCAGCTGCCTGCCGGCCAGTGGATCAAGTCCGTAGGCATTGGTATCGACAATTACTGGAAAACCTACGGCGAGATGCCCAAGCAGGACGTTACCGCCGCCGAGGGAACCTACCTGATCCCGGACCATGCGTACAACTCGCTCTATCCCTATTTTGAGCCGGGTGACGGCGTGGATACCACCAACATCCGTGTCTACAAGGCGGGCGACCCCAACGGCAACAAGGCCAGCAGCTGGAAGAGCAAGGTAACTGCCCTGACGGATAGTGTCGAGTCCAACAGCCTGAAAAATGCGGACGTGGTGTGCGAGGCCCGTCTGAAGGGCGGTACCTATGAGCAGTATCAGACCTACACGCTCCACCTGATCCGCACTCCCAGCCTCAGCGGTCTGGCGGCTGCGGACTCCGTGTCCGGCCTGACCCTGAGTCCTGCCTACGCCAACACCACGGATACCTACAACGTGGCCACGTCGCAGGATCAGGTGAAGATCACCCCCACGGCTCTGTGCAGCGGCGCTGCCATCACCGTGGCCGGGAAGTCCACCCAGAGTGGTTCCCCCGTGACGGTGAACCTGGCGGACTGCAAGCAGGATTCCGGCAAGAAATACCTGATCCCCGTGGTGCTGACGGCCAACGGCCAGAGCGTCACCTATACGGTGAAGGTGCAGAAGCGGGCCTCCACCCCGGTGATCCTGAACCACGAGGAGGGGCTGGACGTGAAGGTGTATAGCCAGACCGGCGACTACATCGCCCCCACCTCCTCCACCGGCACGGCGGACACCTATATGCTGACGCTGGGCTGCGGGTATACCTATCTGGCCACCAAGGATGTGTATTACCACGCCGAGCATGCTTTCCCGGCGCAGCCCGGTATGACGCTGACGGTACCCACCCCTGTCACCGATGATTGGCTGACGGGTCTGAGCGCCAGAACCGGCAACAATGCACCGTTGTGTGATATGTCCCCGACGTTTACGGAGGGTACCCATGAGTACACCTTTACGGTGGAATCCAACTCTTCCAGCTTCCAGCTCCAGCGTGTCAGAGCGGATAGTTCTTACAAAACTACGCTCTATGCAGCGTATCACCGCAATACTGCTTGGCCCGACCGGACGATGGAGAAAACACTGACCGCCTCCGATACCAGCTATACACCCATCCCCAGCTTCATGGCCGTGGGCGGCTATGGCAACACTGCCCGCCTGAAGGTAGCCCAGTCCAAAACGGTCAACGGCGCTACCCTGTATCAGGACTACTTCATCAACGTCAACCGCACCATGACGCTGGAGTCCCTGTCCGCCAAGGACCAGAACGACGTTGTGGTTCCCCTGAATCAGGGCGGCGACACCACCAAGGCCACCTTTACCAAGCTGGTGTATGACTACACCGCCGATGTCAGCGAAAAAGCCTCTGAGCTGCGCCTGACCCTGCGGCCCCTGTCCTCCTACCGGATGGATGCAGATATGACCGTAACGGTGGCCTGCGGCGACTGGAGCCGGAGCATCACCTATGATAAGGACCAGAAGCCTTCTGACCGCCAGACCGTGGCGGTCCCCCTGAAGGCGGGTTCTGCGGCGGCGGAGACCATCACGGTTACCGTCTCCCACAAGGAGACCGGCAGCATCGCCGGGACCTATACCATCAAGGTCAATAAGCAGGCCCCCATCGAGACCACCATCACCACGACCCCCGGTGATGCCACGGTGTTCCTCACCAGCGACGTCACCGGCGACCGCATCCTGCCGGGTGACAAGGGCATCTATACCCTCGACAGCGGCAGCAGCTACACCGTAGTGGTGACCCGCTACGGCTATGTGGGCCAGAAAAAGACCTTCACCGCCGGCGAGGCCAACAAGACCGTCCAGATCAAGCTGGAGAAGGCCCCCGACAGCACCCTGAAGGATATCGAACTGCCCACCGACTGGCCCCTGTTCCGCAAGAACGATGAAAACAACGGCGTGGTGGATGTGCGCACCCCCATCACCGCTGAGGACACCGTTCTGATGTGGGCCAACAAGCTGGGCGAGGGCTACAGCGGCGGCGCTGTGGGCAGCCCCATCATCGTGGGCGGCTACCTCTATACCTATTCCGGTACCACCATCATGAAGGTGGATAAGGAGACCGGCCTGGTCCTCAAGACCGGCACCATGGTAGGCGGCTCCGCCTTCGCCATCAACTGCGCCACCTATGCCGAGGGCATGATCTTTATCGGTCTTGCCAATGGCCGGGTGCAGGCCTTCAACGCCGAGACGCTGGAGTCCCTTTGGGTCTATCGGGATGCGCTGGGCGGCCAGCCCAACTGCCCCATCGCCTATGCAGACGGCTATATCTACACGGGCTTCTGGAACCAAGAGACCAAGCAGGCCAACTTCGCCTGCCTCTCTGTCACCGATGAGGATGCCACCAAGACCAACGAGGCCAAGCTCCCCACCTGGACCTATACCCACAACGGCTTCTATTGGGCCGGTGCTTACGTCAACAGCGACTTCGTGCTGGTGACCACCGATGACGGTGCGGAAGGGTATGTCACGGGCCGTGGTTCTATCCTGTCCCTGAACCCCAAGACCGGCAAGCTCATTGACAGCCTGCAGGCCACCAACGTGGGCGACCTCCGCAGCAGCGTCTGCTACGATGAGGAGACCGAGGCCTACTACTTCACCTCCAAGGGCGGCGACCTGTATCAGGTGAAGGTCAACGCCGACGGCACTTTTACCAAGGGCTCTCTGCGTCGCCTGCATCTGGATAATGGCGCCGACAGTGCCTCTGCGCCTCCCATGAGTACCTCCACCCCCGTGATCGCCAACGGCCGTGCTTACATCGGCGTGTCCGGTACCAGCCAGTTCACTGCCTATTCCGGCCACAACATCACGGTGGTGGACCTGTCCACCTTCTCCATCGCCTACTCCGTGCCCACCATGGGCTATCCTCAGACCAGCGGTCTGCTGACCACGGCCTATCAGAACGAGGACGGCTATAACTACATCTACTTCATCGACAACTTCACCCCCGGTAAGCTGCGGGTCATCCGGGATATGCCCGGCATGACGGAGGTGGATCCCGACTACACCACCATGGAGACCTACAGTAAAAACGGCGAGGAGCACACCATCGAGATGGCCTATGTGCTCTTTACCCCCGACGGTGCGCAGGCGCAGTACGCCATCTGCAGCCCCATTGTGGACGAAGAGGGCAACATCTACTTCAAGAACGACTCCGCCCAGCTGATGCGGCTGAGCAGCCGTATCACGGAGCTGGAGGTCACCCAGCAGCCGGACCGCACCACCTACAGCAAGGACGATACCTTTGATGCCACGGGCCTGAAGGTCACCGCCCATTATGCCAACGGTGCCACCAAGGACGTGTCCGACTACCTCAAATACACCACCGATCCCCTGAGGCTGGATGATACCGAGATCACCATCGGCATCAACCTGGAGCAGCTGGTGAAGGACAAGCTGGAGAACCTGCCCGAAAATCTGAAGAATCAGACCGCCAAGTGGCAGCAGTATCAGGATAAGGACGGCAAGGCCGGCGTGGAGTGGGAGATCCCCACCACCAGCGTGACCATCACCGTGGAGGAGAGCCATAACTATGGCGAGCCCACCTGGAGCTGGAACAATGACTTCACCGCCTCCGCCGTCTTTACCTGCACGGATGACGACGGCCATACCCAGACGGTGCCTGCCACCGTCAACGACGAAGTGACCACCGAGCCCACCTGTGATAAGGAGGGCCTGCGTACCTATACCGCTAAGGTCACCTTTGAGGGCAAGGACTACATCGACACCAAGACGGTGCCTATCCCCGCCAAGGGCCACACCCTGACCGCCGTGGCAGAGGTGCCTGCCACCTGCGAGACCGCCGGTGTGAAGGCCCACTGGAAGTGCGACGTCTGCGGCAAGCTGTTCAGCGATGCCGAGGGCAAGACCGAGACGACGCTGGAGAAGCTGACCATCCCCGCCACCGGTCATGCCTATGGCACCCCGGTGTGGAAGTGGAACGATGATTTCAAGGCCACTGCCACCTTCACCTGCACCAACGATACCACCCATGTGAAAAACGTCACGGCAGAGGTGACCAGCGCTGTCACCACGCCCGCCGCTTGCGAGACCACCGGCGTCCGCACCTATACCGCTAAGGTCACCTTCGAGGGCAAGGAGTATACCGATACCAAGACGGAGGTCATCCCCGCCACCGGCCACGCCTACGGTGAGCCTGTGTGGAAGTGGACGGATGGTTTTGAGGCCACTGCCACCTTCACCTGCGCCAACAACGCCGCTCATGTGAAGAACGTGACGGCTACCGTCACCAACGCCGTGACCACCGAGGCCACCTGCGAGTCGACCGGCACCCGCACCTATACCGCTAAGGTCACCTTCGAGGGCAAGGAGTATACCTCCAGCAAGACCGAGACCATTGCGGCCACCGGCCATGCCTATGGCGCCCCGGTGTGGAAGTGGAACGATGATTTCAAGGCCACTGCCACCTTCACCTGCACCAACGACGCCACCCATGTGGAAAACGTCACGGCAGAGGTGACCAGCGCTGTCACCACACCCGCCGCTTGCGAGACCACCGGCGTCCGCACCTATACCGCTAAGGTCACCTTCGAGGATAAGGAGTATACCTCCACCAAGACCGAGGTCATTCCCGCCACCGGTCATACCCTGACCGCCGTGGCAGAGGTGCCTGCCACCTGCGAGACCGCCGGCACCTCCGCTCACTGGAAGTGCGACGTCTGCGGCAAGCTGTTCAGCGATGCCGAGGGCAAGACCGAGACAACGCTGGAGAAGCTGACCATCCCCGCTACCGGTCATGCCTATGGCGCCCCGGTGTGGAAGTGGAACGATGATTTCACCGCTTCTGCCACTTTTACTTGCGGCAATGATGATTCCCATGTGAAGAAGGTCGATGCCACTGTGACCAGCGAGGTTACGGAGGGCAGCTGCGAGGTTGGCGGCACCCGCACCTACACCGCCAAGGTCACCTTCGAGGGCAAGGAGTACACCGACACCAAGACGGAGCCTGTCCCCGCCAAGGGTCACACCCTGACTGCCGTGGAGGCAGTGCCTGCCACCTGCGAGACCGCCGGTGTGAAGGCCCACTGGAAGTGTGAGGTCTGCGGCAAGCTGTTCAGCGATGCTGAGGGCAAGACCGAGACGACGCTGGAGAAGCTGGCCATCCCTGCTACCGGTCATACCTATGGCGCCCCGGTGTGGAAGTGGAACGATGATTTCAAGGCCACTGCCACCTTCACCTGCGCCAACGATACCACCCATGTGAAAAACGTCACAGCAGAGGTGACCAGCGCTGTCACCACGCCCGCCGCTTGCGAGACGACCGGCGTTCGCACCTACACCGCCAAGGTCACCTTCGAGGGTGAGGAGTATACCGATACCAAGACCGAGGTCATCCCCGCTACCGGCCACGCCTACGGTGAGCCGGTGTGGAAGTGGAACGATGATTTCACCGCTTCTGCCACCTTTACTTGCGGCAATGATGCTTCCCATGTGAAGACGGTGAACGCTGCTGTTACCAACGAGGTGACCACTGCGGCCACCTGCGAGGCCGACGGCGTTCGCACCTACACCGCCAAGGTCACCTTTGAGGGCAAGGAGTACACCGATACCAAGACGGAGCCTGTCCCCGCCAAGGGTCACCAGCTGACCGCCGTGGAGGCAGTGCCTGCCACCTGCGAGACCGCCGGCACCTCCGCTCACTGGAAGTGTGAGGTCTGCGGCAAGCTGTTCAGCGATGCCGATGGCAAGACCGAGACAACGCTGGAGAAGCTGGCTATCCCCGCCACGGGTCATACCTATGGCGCCCCGGTGTGGAAGTGGAACGATGATTTCACCGCTTCTGCCACCTTTACTTGCGGCAATGATGATTCCCATGTGGAGACGGTGAACGCTGCTGTTACCAACGAGGTGACCACCGAGGCCACCTGCGAGGCCGACGGCGTGCGGACCTACACCGCCAAGGTCACCTTTGAGGGCAAGGAGTACACCGATACCAAGACGGAGGTCATCCCCGCCACCAGTCACGACACGGAGCTGGTGGGTGCCAAGGATGCCACCTGCACCGAGGACGGCTACACCGGCGACGAGGTCTGCAAGGTCTGCGGCGTCACGGTGAAGCAGGGCGAGGTGATTCCCGCTCTGGGCCACGACTACAAGGATGGCAAGTGCAGCCGCTGCGGCGCTGAGGAGCCTACCACTCCTGTGGAGCCCGGCAAGCCCCAGCAGCCGGAGAAGCCCACCACGCCGGATACCCCCGCCACCGGCGACAGCAGCAACATGACCGCCCTGTGGGTGGTGCTGGCTGTGGCTGGTCTGGGTATCATCGCCCTGGTGGTGCTGCTTGTCACCAAGCGCAAGAACAAAAAGGACTAA
- a CDS encoding transglutaminase-like domain-containing protein: MKKQTVSFQFDTVPAHSRPLRPTDAAAGVLLLAGIWGLLWQCLRPEPMLGLLGLGALAALGLAAGLLLRWDRKWQRAAICGALLVLLAAGILLRSHISAALAGLGDLWGQWRFQQTGRYTPPYVGAGSVWWLLLPMGAVTGLAAGLVLRQRWRIWPAAACAAGLLALRLAGLVPGGWWFTCFLLGVLLCFVQGSAIGRRAKAITAGALVLVLLIGLLPEGLSGGASPTALGRRLGKALHHWHYEDAADPLPEGDISGSGAFSPGQEPALRLTMEHWTPLYLRGYVAGEYTGTGWQQLAARRLTEEAPMLYSLQSGYFFPAQQLAQANGEAESENHVTIQVLGACRSVAYTPYGGGDGLESALDARDLTGEGMTDPTQRSYEAALYPVEESYLLQQQLAQAETDSDYRTGESVYRQWVYDHYLTVPQDTYDALTAQFSPGQGWNTTQAKTEISRFLAANLTLREGTVTPATGDVAAWLLTGARQGYSVHYATLTTLLLRCCGIPARYVEGYVVTRQQAEALSDGAQLTLTQRAAHAWAEYYLDGVGWIPFDTVPGYEENIVYQLPEDGDPAENENGTTYTGQDQTPQQNQTDISQEPQDDHSQRIFIQSVLLTLAALVLVCLAAMALRTVLLRRRLKQQRRRFEDPDGRVACQAMLSALHRQLTALQPGAWSEASPQRQAALTALLGDETARQLTALEQEVWFSDHPIEEPQRQQAQKLLEGTERLWRERVPAARRWKQRFLTCQVI; the protein is encoded by the coding sequence GTGAAAAAACAGACTGTTTCATTCCAATTTGATACGGTACCGGCCCACTCCCGGCCTTTGCGCCCCACGGATGCGGCGGCGGGCGTGCTGCTGCTGGCAGGCATATGGGGCCTGCTGTGGCAATGCCTGCGCCCGGAGCCGATGCTGGGCCTGCTGGGGCTGGGCGCTCTGGCGGCGCTGGGCCTTGCGGCGGGCCTGCTGCTGCGGTGGGACCGGAAATGGCAGCGGGCCGCTATCTGCGGAGCGCTGCTGGTGCTGTTGGCGGCGGGCATACTGCTGCGGAGCCACATCAGCGCTGCTCTGGCGGGGCTGGGAGACTTGTGGGGTCAGTGGCGCTTTCAGCAGACCGGACGGTACACGCCGCCCTATGTGGGGGCGGGCAGCGTCTGGTGGCTGCTGCTGCCTATGGGGGCCGTAACGGGCCTTGCCGCGGGCCTTGTGCTGCGGCAGCGCTGGCGGATATGGCCGGCGGCTGCCTGTGCCGCAGGACTGCTGGCGCTGCGTTTGGCGGGCCTTGTGCCGGGGGGCTGGTGGTTTACCTGCTTCCTGCTGGGGGTGCTGCTGTGCTTTGTGCAGGGCAGTGCCATAGGCCGCAGGGCCAAGGCCATCACAGCGGGAGCGCTGGTGCTGGTGCTGCTGATCGGACTGCTGCCGGAGGGCCTCTCCGGCGGCGCATCCCCCACGGCGCTGGGGCGGCGGCTGGGCAAGGCCCTGCACCACTGGCACTATGAGGATGCCGCCGATCCCCTGCCGGAGGGAGACATCTCCGGTTCCGGGGCCTTTTCCCCCGGACAGGAGCCGGCGCTGCGGCTGACCATGGAACACTGGACGCCCCTGTATCTGCGGGGCTATGTGGCGGGGGAGTACACCGGCACCGGTTGGCAGCAGCTGGCGGCCCGCCGCTTGACGGAGGAGGCTCCGATGCTGTATAGCCTGCAAAGCGGCTATTTCTTCCCGGCCCAGCAGCTGGCGCAGGCCAACGGTGAGGCCGAGAGCGAGAACCATGTGACCATTCAGGTGCTGGGCGCCTGCCGCTCCGTGGCCTATACCCCCTATGGCGGGGGCGACGGGCTGGAGAGCGCACTGGATGCCCGTGACCTCACCGGCGAGGGCATGACCGACCCCACCCAGCGCAGCTATGAGGCGGCGCTGTACCCGGTGGAGGAGAGCTACCTGCTCCAGCAGCAGCTGGCGCAGGCGGAGACGGACAGCGACTACCGGACGGGGGAGAGCGTCTATCGCCAGTGGGTCTATGACCACTATCTCACGGTGCCGCAGGACACCTACGACGCCCTGACGGCGCAGTTCAGCCCCGGTCAGGGCTGGAACACCACTCAGGCCAAGACGGAGATCAGCCGCTTTCTGGCGGCCAACCTGACCCTCCGGGAGGGGACGGTCACCCCGGCCACCGGCGACGTGGCGGCGTGGCTGCTGACCGGCGCCCGACAGGGGTACAGTGTCCACTATGCCACGCTGACGACGCTGCTGCTGCGCTGCTGCGGCATCCCGGCCCGGTATGTGGAGGGCTATGTGGTGACCCGGCAGCAGGCGGAGGCCCTGTCGGACGGGGCGCAGCTGACCCTGACCCAGCGGGCCGCCCATGCCTGGGCGGAGTACTATCTGGACGGCGTGGGCTGGATCCCCTTCGACACCGTCCCCGGCTACGAGGAGAACATCGTCTACCAGCTGCCGGAGGACGGCGACCCGGCGGAAAATGAAAACGGAACGACCTACACGGGGCAGGATCAAACGCCCCAACAGAACCAGACCGACATCTCTCAGGAGCCCCAGGACGACCACAGCCAGCGGATCTTTATCCAGAGCGTGCTGCTGACCTTGGCGGCACTGGTGCTGGTGTGCTTGGCAGCCATGGCGCTGCGGACGGTGCTGCTGCGGCGAAGGCTGAAGCAGCAGCGCAGGCGCTTTGAGGACCCCGACGGACGGGTGGCCTGTCAGGCCATGCTCAGCGCCCTGCACCGGCAGCTGACGGCCTTGCAGCCGGGAGCGTGGAGCGAGGCATCCCCCCAGCGGCAGGCGGCCCTGACGGCTCTGCTGGGCGACGAGACGGCCCGGCAGCTGACGGCGCTGGAGCAGGAGGTCTGGTTCAGCGACCACCCCATCGAGGAGCCCCAACGCCAACAGGCGCAGAAGCTGCTGGAGGGGACGGAGCGTCTGTGGCGGGAGCGTGTCCCGGCGGCCAGACGCTGGAAACAGAGATTCCTCACCTGTCAGGTGATTTGA
- a CDS encoding DUF58 domain-containing protein, translated as MSTLLWLLTEAGLVLCWLVTPWAPAPWLALCWLMAPLAGWLALLLTRKRSQVRLSCPVTAEKGKPFSVTAEVRQGVPFGRGRLTVSVENTVTGETHREKLTLHQGRGAWQVQSTCCGCLVMQAAELVLWDLLGVLPVRIPCTVQGRTCVMPDTFPIEADPVSAVSRQTDCEEYAPDVRGSDPTEIFQIREYVPGDSLRQIHWKLSAKAGRYMVRDAAKPVDHRLTIYVERRTATPRLADGLMEAAVSLCQAYVDQPFRLMWSGETASVREITGEEQLPEAVTALLKSKAQEEPQPPELRPEGKLLYCCTQLPADGQLPEDAVVLLCSDEPCAGEGVCRFTPEDMQEILGKWMWN; from the coding sequence ATGAGCACGCTGCTGTGGCTTTTGACGGAGGCCGGACTGGTGCTGTGCTGGCTGGTGACGCCTTGGGCACCTGCCCCGTGGCTGGCCCTGTGCTGGCTGATGGCGCCGCTGGCGGGCTGGCTTGCACTGCTGCTGACAAGGAAGCGGTCGCAGGTGCGGCTCAGCTGCCCCGTGACGGCGGAGAAGGGTAAGCCCTTTTCCGTGACGGCGGAGGTGCGGCAGGGCGTTCCCTTCGGCCGGGGCAGGCTCACGGTATCGGTGGAGAACACCGTTACCGGAGAGACGCACCGGGAGAAACTGACCCTGCATCAGGGCCGGGGAGCGTGGCAGGTGCAGAGTACCTGCTGCGGCTGTCTGGTGATGCAGGCGGCGGAGCTGGTGCTGTGGGATCTGCTGGGCGTGCTGCCGGTGAGGATCCCCTGCACGGTGCAGGGACGCACCTGCGTCATGCCGGATACCTTCCCCATCGAGGCAGACCCGGTGTCAGCCGTGAGCCGCCAGACGGACTGCGAGGAGTACGCCCCGGATGTCCGGGGCAGCGATCCTACGGAGATCTTTCAGATCCGGGAATATGTCCCCGGCGACAGTCTGCGTCAGATCCACTGGAAGCTCTCCGCCAAGGCAGGACGATACATGGTGCGGGATGCGGCCAAGCCGGTGGATCACCGATTGACCATCTATGTGGAGCGCCGCACGGCCACGCCTCGTCTGGCGGACGGCCTGATGGAGGCGGCGGTGTCGCTGTGTCAGGCCTATGTGGATCAGCCCTTTCGACTCATGTGGAGCGGGGAGACCGCCTCTGTCCGGGAGATCACCGGGGAGGAGCAGCTGCCCGAAGCGGTGACGGCGCTGCTGAAAAGCAAGGCACAGGAGGAGCCGCAGCCGCCGGAGCTGCGGCCGGAGGGAAAGCTGCTGTACTGCTGTACCCAGCTTCCGGCGGACGGACAGCTGCCGGAGGATGCCGTCGTGCTGCTGTGCAGCGATGAGCCCTGCGCCGGGGAGGGCGTGTGCCGCTTCACCCCGGAGGATATGCAGGAAATACTGGGAAAATGGATGTGGAATTAG